In Solobacterium moorei, a single genomic region encodes these proteins:
- a CDS encoding IS1595 family transposase codes for MKDLEIIEHYNSLDQFAKDKIDRELIDLVNAKKESRNYCIKVCPKCGSVNSRFTKGGKANSGKPMLQCSSCHKRFTIDYGQLTHYSHQDESKWDLLITDTFAQVPIEKTAATLDISTYTVWRMRMKLLHMFEELLNTTVVSGEIELDEKYLLNSHKGEKIAGVEPRKRGGSASKRGLSNEQICLPTAVQRNGTAVLKATNTATPTSRDIMKLADNIGEHSMAWLDGKAAYSCLLEEKHCEKRIMKDHTCYTSIDHLNNVNAFHSLIKKWYKKYGGVASKYPNRYAALFVLVREYSGCDVQEILLSIKKRMHQITDFFRIVDMK; via the coding sequence ATGAAAGACTTAGAAATTATTGAACATTACAATTCCTTAGATCAATTTGCTAAAGATAAAATCGACAGAGAGCTGATTGACCTGGTAAATGCAAAGAAAGAATCCAGAAACTACTGTATTAAAGTGTGTCCTAAATGTGGCTCTGTTAATTCTCGTTTTACAAAAGGCGGAAAGGCAAATAGTGGTAAACCAATGCTTCAATGCAGTAGCTGTCATAAACGCTTTACTATTGATTATGGCCAGCTTACACATTATTCACATCAGGATGAATCTAAATGGGATCTGTTAATCACAGATACATTTGCACAGGTTCCTATAGAAAAAACAGCAGCTACGCTGGATATCAGTACATATACTGTATGGCGTATGAGAATGAAACTACTTCACATGTTTGAAGAACTTCTGAATACTACAGTAGTATCCGGAGAGATTGAGTTAGATGAAAAGTATCTTCTCAATTCTCATAAAGGCGAAAAGATAGCAGGTGTTGAACCTAGAAAACGTGGCGGCTCAGCTTCAAAGCGTGGATTATCTAACGAACAAATATGTTTACCAACAGCAGTGCAGAGAAACGGCACTGCTGTTTTAAAAGCTACGAATACTGCTACTCCAACCAGTAGAGACATAATGAAGCTTGCAGACAATATTGGGGAGCACAGTATGGCGTGGCTTGATGGCAAAGCAGCATATAGTTGTCTTTTAGAAGAGAAGCACTGTGAAAAGAGAATCATGAAAGATCATACATGTTATACATCCATTGATCACTTGAATAACGTAAATGCGTTTCATTCACTGATAAAAAAGTGGTACAAGAAGTATGGAGGTGTTGCCAGTAAATATCCGAACAGATATGCAGCACTATTTGTTCTTGTTAGAGAATACAGTGGATGTGATGTTCAGGAGATCCTTCTATCCATCAAGAAAAGAATGCATCAGATAACTGACTTCTTCCGTATTGTAGATATGAAATAA
- a CDS encoding helix-turn-helix domain-containing protein: MLSNKIEQLRKEKGYTFAKLSELSGISTGRLSDLATGKRNNPTMDTLIKLADALDVTLDELVGRK; the protein is encoded by the coding sequence ATGTTGTCAAACAAAATTGAGCAATTAAGAAAAGAAAAAGGATATACTTTTGCAAAACTATCCGAATTATCAGGAATCAGTACAGGAAGATTATCTGATCTGGCTACAGGGAAACGAAATAATCCAACTATGGATACTCTTATAAAATTGGCAGATGCATTAGATGTAACATTAGATGAGTTGGTAGGAAGAAAATGA
- the tnpA gene encoding IS200/IS605 family transposase gives MATKPNDDSSLSHTRWNCKYHIVFIPKYRRKAIYGKLRADIGGILRQLCAYKDVEIIEAHAMRDHIHMLVKIPPKIAVSSFMGYLKGKSSLMIFEKHANLKYKYGNRNFWAKGYYVSTVGLNTKVVEEYIRNQEKEDMIQDNLSKKEYVDPFKG, from the coding sequence ATGGCAACAAAGCCAAATGACGATTCAAGTTTATCACATACGAGATGGAACTGTAAGTATCATATTGTGTTTATACCAAAGTATAGAAGAAAGGCAATTTACGGAAAATTAAGAGCAGATATAGGAGGGATATTGAGACAGTTGTGTGCATATAAAGATGTAGAAATTATAGAAGCACATGCAATGAGAGATCATATACATATGTTGGTAAAGATACCACCGAAGATAGCAGTATCAAGTTTCATGGGATACTTGAAAGGCAAATCATCGTTGATGATATTTGAGAAACATGCAAATTTAAAATATAAATATGGCAATCGAAACTTTTGGGCGAAGGGTTACTATGTAAGTACGGTAGGACTAAATACGAAGGTAGTAGAAGAGTATATCCGAAATCAAGAAAAAGAAGATATGATACAGGATAATCTAAGTAAAAAAGAATATGTAGACCCTTTTAAAGGGTAA
- a CDS encoding ParA family protein yields the protein MITSIWNVKGGVGKTLTSINLAAGFAKEGKKTLLVDMDGQSSVSYLLFPEREFEDGDLTIVDALAGTGEISECIYHTNIENLDVIPATIYLFTVEKQMLVNTSSGIQQTKLKKLLKKLQGYDEIIIDNNPSINLCTTNALCACDRLIIPADLEKGALKGIELTLQHSQEILENIDGANFEIRVLPTKIQRNKIDTETLEELKIAYGSMVYQTNIRYQAAPIKDSSMKGRMLINDMKSRSKVAQDYRDLVAEVLQEEK from the coding sequence ATGATCACATCAATTTGGAATGTCAAAGGTGGTGTTGGTAAAACACTGACCAGCATCAATTTAGCTGCTGGATTTGCGAAGGAAGGAAAGAAAACACTATTAGTGGATATGGACGGACAGTCCAGTGTGTCTTATCTCTTATTTCCGGAAAGAGAGTTTGAGGATGGAGATTTGACGATTGTAGATGCTTTAGCAGGAACAGGTGAAATAAGTGAATGTATCTATCATACGAATATTGAAAATTTGGATGTTATTCCTGCAACAATCTACTTATTTACGGTAGAAAAGCAAATGTTGGTAAATACATCATCTGGAATACAACAGACAAAACTAAAGAAGTTGCTGAAGAAGTTACAAGGTTATGACGAAATCATCATAGATAATAATCCTTCTATCAATCTATGTACTACCAATGCATTATGTGCATGCGACAGATTAATCATTCCTGCCGACCTTGAAAAGGGCGCTTTGAAAGGAATTGAATTGACTCTGCAGCATTCTCAGGAAATCTTAGAAAACATTGATGGGGCAAACTTTGAAATCAGAGTCCTTCCTACGAAAATCCAACGAAACAAGATTGATACAGAAACATTGGAAGAATTAAAGATAGCATATGGATCCATGGTTTATCAGACCAATATCCGTTATCAAGCTGCACCGATTAAAGATTCTTCTATGAAGGGAAGAATGTTGATAAATGATATGAAATCACGTTCAAAGGTTGCGCAAGACTATAGAGACCTAGTGGCGGAAGTTCTGCAGGAGGAGAAATAA
- a CDS encoding helix-turn-helix domain-containing protein — MNTESFKRLKKEKGINNYEIHKRSGVLESTLSEFERGKHTDLRISTLIKIADALDVTLNELVGRGDGWNLTQGICVAGTWMIKNHNEETMVIDMLASMHITKELMQQEHVAEEDYEILSEAIDSNWGRYVRQLPENI, encoded by the coding sequence ATGAATACAGAAAGTTTCAAGCGGTTAAAGAAAGAAAAAGGAATAAACAATTATGAAATACATAAAAGATCAGGTGTGCTTGAATCGACCTTATCTGAATTTGAAAGAGGAAAGCATACAGATCTACGCATAAGTACACTTATAAAGATAGCGGATGCATTAGATGTAACATTGAATGAGTTGGTGGGAAGGGGCGATGGTTGGAACCTAACACAAGGTATATGTGTTGCGGGTACATGGATGATAAAGAACCACAATGAGGAAACTATGGTCATTGACATGCTTGCATCTATGCATATTACAAAAGAACTGATGCAACAGGAACATGTTGCGGAAGAGGATTATGAAATATTGTCTGAAGCAATAGATTCTAATTGGGGAAGATATGTTAGACAACTGCCAGAAAATATTTAA
- a CDS encoding ISNCY family transposase — MKKIILTPMEENKYNIIKELVDHSGNKRRAALKLNCSIRTINRLITRYKSEGKSSFSHGNRGRLPSNTFSLETKNKIIELYLNEYLDANITHFSEIVQMDLGISISDTTIRNWLSEHDVLSPKAHRKTKKQLKERLTKRLDQTTSTKARNAINEQIESIEDDTPHSRRSRSKYMGEMIQMDASSYEWIPGEIWHLHLAVDDATGTAVGAHFDIQETLRGYYNVFHQILVDYGIPALFYTDKRTVFEYRKKTKAFDDEDTFTQFSYACHNLGVEIKTTSIAQAKGRIERLNQTFQSRLPVELRRARITCMADANKFLKSYLKEFNARFALHLNSTNSVFEVQPDIETINQTLAIISSRIVDQGNCIKFKNKYWMAYDKEHNRIPLRPKMEVLVIESFDQKIFVNAMDTLYILEEVQVFEENSGEFDNIIETPEKKKVYIPPISHPWRKYSYQLFTKKQNYYSSANVR; from the coding sequence ATGAAAAAGATTATATTAACCCCTATGGAAGAAAACAAATACAACATTATTAAAGAACTGGTTGATCATTCTGGCAATAAACGCCGTGCGGCATTAAAACTAAATTGTTCTATTCGTACTATCAACCGCCTGATTACACGTTATAAGTCTGAAGGCAAATCCTCATTTTCACATGGTAATCGTGGACGATTACCATCAAACACATTCTCACTGGAAACGAAAAACAAAATCATTGAACTCTATCTTAACGAGTATCTTGATGCCAACATCACTCATTTCAGTGAAATCGTCCAGATGGACCTCGGCATCTCCATCAGTGACACCACTATTAGAAACTGGTTATCAGAACACGATGTCTTGTCCCCAAAGGCCCATCGAAAAACCAAGAAACAATTAAAGGAACGTTTGACAAAACGATTAGACCAAACAACATCTACAAAGGCCAGAAACGCAATCAATGAACAAATCGAATCAATTGAAGATGATACGCCTCATTCACGAAGATCTAGATCCAAATATATGGGAGAGATGATTCAAATGGACGCTTCAAGCTACGAATGGATTCCTGGCGAGATATGGCATCTACACCTAGCTGTAGATGATGCGACCGGTACTGCTGTTGGAGCCCACTTTGATATACAGGAGACCCTACGTGGCTATTACAACGTTTTCCATCAGATACTAGTCGACTATGGCATACCCGCTCTATTCTATACGGATAAACGAACCGTATTTGAATACAGAAAGAAAACCAAGGCCTTCGACGACGAGGATACCTTCACACAGTTCTCCTACGCCTGCCATAACCTTGGTGTCGAAATCAAAACAACGAGCATCGCACAAGCCAAAGGACGCATCGAACGTCTCAACCAGACTTTCCAATCACGTTTGCCAGTTGAACTTAGACGTGCTCGTATTACTTGTATGGCGGACGCGAATAAGTTCCTAAAATCCTACCTAAAGGAATTCAATGCAAGGTTCGCCCTACACTTGAATAGTACCAATTCTGTATTTGAAGTACAACCAGATATAGAAACAATCAATCAAACATTGGCAATCATTTCATCGAGAATAGTCGATCAAGGCAACTGTATCAAGTTCAAAAACAAGTATTGGATGGCCTATGACAAGGAACACAATAGAATTCCACTAAGACCTAAGATGGAGGTATTGGTTATTGAATCATTTGATCAAAAGATCTTTGTCAATGCGATGGATACACTATACATCTTAGAAGAAGTACAAGTGTTTGAAGAAAATTCGGGTGAGTTCGATAATATCATTGAAACTCCTGAGAAAAAGAAAGTATATATTCCGCCGATATCTCACCCTTGGAGGAAGTATTCATATCAATTATTTACAAAAAAGCAGAACTATTATAGCTCCGCTAATGTTCGTTAA
- a CDS encoding ParB N-terminal domain-containing protein has product MGLLTSKNGLLNSASLEAAKLGKIIYVSVEELCANEKNVYEMDDIDLLVENIQEMGLIEPLHAFKSGDGQYVLTSGHRRLQAIKEIIESGETVKYNGKALDDHEIPVILNYPDNELQERVMLLSSNAYRTMDKKERRQVILEAHRCYTIHCANGDKPEGREREWITAITGISDGTVKDVLAEINKKDVDGDLSISAEDIVEKEPEEDEFQKCIKKIQSLDKFLQKKSPDFREKDELTKQQLRIAIDGLIDTLEILRG; this is encoded by the coding sequence ATGGGACTACTAACATCTAAAAATGGATTATTAAATAGCGCTTCTCTTGAAGCAGCAAAACTAGGAAAGATTATCTATGTTTCCGTTGAGGAACTTTGTGCTAATGAGAAGAACGTCTATGAAATGGATGATATAGACCTGCTAGTTGAAAACATCCAGGAGATGGGATTGATTGAACCACTACATGCATTTAAAAGTGGTGATGGACAATATGTCCTTACATCTGGACATCGTAGATTACAGGCAATCAAAGAGATTATTGAAAGTGGAGAAACTGTTAAATATAACGGGAAGGCACTTGATGATCATGAGATACCAGTGATCTTGAATTATCCAGACAATGAGTTGCAAGAAAGAGTGATGCTGCTAAGTTCTAATGCGTATAGAACGATGGATAAAAAGGAGCGTAGACAAGTCATATTAGAAGCACACCGCTGCTATACAATCCACTGTGCAAATGGAGATAAGCCAGAAGGACGTGAAAGAGAATGGATCACAGCCATTACGGGTATTTCCGATGGAACAGTAAAGGATGTCCTGGCAGAGATAAATAAGAAAGATGTGGATGGAGATTTATCAATATCTGCTGAAGATATCGTAGAGAAAGAACCGGAAGAAGATGAGTTTCAAAAGTGCATCAAAAAGATTCAAAGCCTGGATAAATTTCTGCAAAAGAAATCACCAGATTTTAGAGAGAAAGATGAATTGACCAAACAACAACTAAGGATAGCGATTGATGGGCTAATTGATACCTTGGAGATATTAAGAGGATAA
- the alr gene encoding alanine racemase, giving the protein MYRKTWMQVNLDKIERNLIQLKEICQKKIIAVLKADAYGCGDIHVARAVLEAGAEMIAVSSLDEALVLRNEGYEGKLLILGATEASDIPILIKHGISCTAYSTEWVIKAIKQNCEGLHVHLKVDTGMSRIGFRTIDELHLAFEKLQATNCDMEGIFTHFCCADSNLNLTNLQFSKFKEAVESFSYTFPWVHCDNSDATAFFQEDTSNACRIGISLYGISTYEKSLEPAISLYSEVVMAKHMHAGDTVGYGATYTAKDDEIIATLPIGYADGFVRANQGRKVYVDGQYAEIVGRVCMDQVMIHLEQEVPVKTVVEIFGEHISLEKMAEELNTIPYEIICLLSSRVTRRYIWHNQIQYEENSRLEKSILTKERK; this is encoded by the coding sequence ATGTATAGAAAAACATGGATGCAAGTCAATCTAGATAAGATTGAGCGCAACTTGATTCAATTAAAAGAAATTTGTCAGAAGAAAATCATCGCCGTATTAAAAGCAGATGCCTATGGCTGTGGTGATATTCACGTAGCACGTGCTGTTTTAGAAGCAGGTGCAGAAATGATTGCGGTATCATCGCTAGATGAAGCTCTCGTACTTCGAAACGAAGGTTATGAAGGGAAACTATTAATACTGGGAGCCACAGAAGCTAGTGATATTCCCATTTTGATCAAGCATGGTATCTCCTGTACTGCTTACTCTACTGAATGGGTCATAAAGGCAATTAAACAGAACTGTGAAGGTTTACATGTACATCTCAAGGTTGATACAGGTATGAGTCGTATTGGCTTCCGTACAATTGACGAACTCCATTTAGCCTTTGAAAAACTGCAAGCTACCAACTGTGATATGGAAGGAATCTTCACCCATTTTTGTTGTGCAGATAGCAATTTAAATCTTACAAATCTTCAATTTTCAAAATTTAAAGAAGCAGTAGAATCCTTCTCGTATACCTTTCCTTGGGTACATTGTGATAACAGTGACGCAACCGCATTCTTTCAAGAGGATACTTCAAACGCTTGCCGTATCGGTATCTCACTCTACGGAATCTCCACTTACGAGAAATCCCTTGAACCAGCAATTTCGCTTTATAGCGAAGTTGTTATGGCAAAACATATGCATGCAGGTGATACAGTTGGGTACGGTGCTACCTATACTGCAAAGGACGATGAAATCATTGCTACCTTGCCAATTGGTTATGCAGATGGATTTGTTCGTGCAAATCAAGGCAGAAAAGTATACGTAGATGGTCAATATGCCGAGATTGTAGGACGTGTTTGTATGGATCAGGTAATGATTCACTTAGAACAAGAAGTTCCAGTAAAAACAGTTGTTGAAATCTTCGGCGAACACATCTCATTAGAAAAAATGGCCGAAGAATTAAATACAATCCCATATGAAATTATCTGTTTACTCAGTAGCCGTGTAACACGTCGTTACATCTGGCACAACCAAATCCAATACGAAGAAAACTCTCGCTTGGAAAAGAGTATCCTTACAAAAGAAAGAAAATAA